Genomic segment of Myxococcus stipitatus:
AGATGGCGCGCGGCCTGGGGAACGCTCGCGGCGCCGGCGCTCTCCGCGGCGCGCATGGAGGCGACCGCCTCTGTTCGTCGCGAGTTCTTGGTGGGGGTCACGCTTTGACTGGCGCACCCGAACAGCGGAACGCACAGCATCGCGGCAAGCAGCTTCGGGCGCACGGTCTACCTCCAGCCGGAGTCCAGGGAGCGCGGGTGTCGCGTCCCAGGTCCAGAAGTGTGCTCGGGCCGACAGCCCGGCAATCCTCAGGGGCACAAGCCGACTGGAGAGGAGCCGGGCGGCCTCGGGTGAAGGCAGACACGCCTTGCGCGCGGCGCGGGGCGTGACGGGGCAGGCGGTGCTGGCCGCGAGCCGCGGGGAAGGGTAGGACGTCGGCATGCGCCTGCACCTGGTGGATGGCACCTATGAGCTGTACCGCGCCCACTTCTCGCGCCGGCCCGGCCACACCTCGCCGGACGGGCAGGACGTGAAGGCGACGGTGGGGGTGATGTCCTCGCTGCTCATGCTGCTGCACGACGGCGAGGAGGCGGTGACGCACGTGGCGGTGGCGTTCGACAACCCCATCCGCTCGTTCCGCAACGCGCTGTTCGACGGCTACAAGAGCGACGAGGGAGTGCCCCCGGAGCTGCGCGCGCAGTTCGACCTGGTCGAGAAGGCTGTCGCGGCGCTGGGCGTGCGGGTGTGGTCGATGAGGGAGCACGAGGCGGACGACGCGCTGTCCACCGCGGCGGCGAAGTGGGCCGGAGAGGTGGAGCAGGTGCGGCTGCTCACGCCGGACAAGGACCTGGGCCAGTGCGTGCGGGGCCAGCGCGTGGTGCAGGTGGACCGGCGTCAGGAGAAGGTGCTGGACGAGGACGCCGTGCGCGCGAAGCTGGGCGTGCCTCCCGCGAGCGTGCCGGACCTGCTGGCGCTGATGGGAGACGACGCGGACGGCATCCCCGGGCTGCCGGGCTTCGGGGAGAAGGGCGCGTCGGCGCTCCTGTCCGCGTACGGAAAGCTGGAGGCGATTCCGGAGGAGGCCTCCACGTGGACGGTGCGCCCGCGCGGCGCGGACAAGCTCGCGGCGACGCTGCGCGCGCACCGCGAGGACGCGCTCCTGTATCGCCGGCTCGCCACGCTGGTGACGGATGCGCCGCTGCCCGGCACGCGGACGCTGGAGGACGTGGCCTGGCGCGGCGTGCCTCGGAGCGTGTTCGAGCCCTTCTGCGACACGCTGGGCGTCAACACCCTCAAGCGCAGGCCGAAGCGCTGGGTGGACTGAGTCTCCGCCGGGGTGATTCTCCGGTGGGCAACGGATGGACCTCCTGCCAACCTGTCGACCTCCTGCTTCCCCGCGTGGCGCGTCGGGGCGAGCCTCCCGAGCGGGAGAGGAAGTCCTCGCGCCCACGGGATGTTGAAGGAAGCCATGCTCGTAGACCTCAAGGTTCCCCCCTCGGATGATTGGGTCCCCACGCTGGAGGACACGCCGTACCAGCGCATCGGCGGCGACGACGCGGTGATGGCGCTGGCCGGCGCCTTCTACGACGCGATGGACGAGCACGAGCCCGCGCTCGCGAAGCTGCACGAGCTGGATGAGCGGGGCCGGGTGAACCAGGGCACACGCGAGCGCTTCGGCCTGTTCCTCATCGGCTGGCTGGGAGGCCCGCAGCACTACTCCGCCCAGCACGGCCACCCGCGCCTGCGGATGCGCCACGCCCACGTGCCGGTGGACCTGGCCATGCGCGACGCGTGGCTGCGCGCCATGGGACGGGCCCTGGACGGCCGGGGCGTCACCGGCGGCCTGCGCCGCTTCCTGGACGAGCGCTTCGCCCAAGTGGCTGATTTCCTTCGCAACCAGGAGGGCTGAGTCCGCCCTCGTCAGGTCGGCTTGCGCAAAAAAGCACGAGCGTTTAGAAAACGCCCATGCGCAAGGGAGAGCTCACCCATCAGGCGATTCTGGAGCGGGCCATCCAGCTCGCCAGCCGGCTGGGGCTCCAGGGGCTGAGCATCGGCGGGCTGGCGGATGAGCTCCAGCTCTCCAAGAGCGGCCTGTTCGCGCACTTCCGTTCCAAGACCTCGCTGCAGGTCGAAATCCTGAACGCGGCGACGGCGCTGTTCACCGAGCGGGTCATCCGCCCGGCGCTCCTGCAGCCCCGAGGCGAGCCCCGGCTGTGGGCCCTCTTCGAGGGGTGGCTGGCCTGGGAGAAGGAGCTGGTTCCGGAGGGCGGCTGCATCTTCGTCGCGGCGGCCACGGAGCTGGATGACGTGCCCGGGCCCGCGCGGGACAGGCTGGTGCAGACGCAGCGGGACTGGCTGGACTGCCTGGCCCAGGGCGCGCGCATCGCCATCGCCGAGAAGCACTTCCGCGACACCCTGGACGTGGAGCAGTTCGCCCACGAGATGTACGCGATGTTCCTGGGCTTCCATCACTCGGCGCGGTTGATGAAGGACCCCCGCGCGGAGCAGCGGACCCGCAGGGCCTTCGAGACCCTGATGCGCGACTCCCGCCGCTCGGACTGCTGAGCTTTCTGCTGACTGGTGTCTCTCCTGGGAGGACCTCTTCATGGCTGAAAATAGCACGAACGTTCGAGCGAAACTGGCGCTCATGGGCCTGCGCACGCTGGCGATGAGCGCCGGGGCGGTGGCGCCAGGGCTGACGGCGGTGTGGGCGGACGGGCTGTTCCGCAAGCCCCTGCGTCCGCGCCGTTCGAAGACGGCGGAGGGGGTGCTGGCGCGAGCGCAGCCGAAGCGGCTGCGGTGGGCGGGGGAGGAGGTGGCGGTGTGGAGCTGGGGTGAGGGGCCCCGGGTGCTGCTGGTGCACGGGTGGAGCGGGTACGGCGGGCAGCTCACGGCCTTCGTGGAGCCGCTGGTGGCCGCGGGGTTCTCGGTCGTGACGTACGACGCGCCGGCGCATGGGCGGTCCACGGGGCGCACCAGCTCGCTGCCGGAGATGGCGGAGGTGGTGGCCGAGGTGGCGGAGTCCGTGGGCGGGGTGCGCGCGGTGGTGGGGCACTCGCTGGGCGCGGCGGCGACGGCGGTGGCGATGCGGGACGGGCTGCGCGTGGAGCGCGCGGTGTTCGTGTCGCCGCCCTCGGACCCGCGTCACGGCATCCAGGCCTTCGCCCGGGAGCTGGGGTTCTCGGATGAGGTGTGGATGCGGATGGAGCAGCGCCTCGAGCAGAAGTTCAGCATGAAGATGGCGGACCTGGCGCTGCCGAACTTCGTGCCGTCCCTGGGGCATGTGCCGCTGCAGGTGTTCCACGACGTGGAGGACCGCGAGGTGTCCGTGGCGGACGGCGAGGCGGTGGCCCAGGCGTGGCCCGGCGCGCGGCTGACGCTCACGGAAGGGCTGGGGCACAACCGCATCCTGTACGCGCCGCAGGTGGTGTCGCAGGCGGTGGCGTTCCTCACGGAGGCGCCGCGCGCGGCCGAGGTGGCGCCTCACGTGGAGGCGCTGGCGCCGGTGGCGCATGCCTCCGCCGAGCGCGCGCCGCTGCGGCTGGTGCACAACCGCTGAGCGGCAGGTCTCCTAGCGCGTGCCCGTGAGGTCCAGGGTGAACTGGCCCGAGACGGGGAACAGGAAGCACGTCGTGGAGAAGTCGCCCTGCAGCGAGAGGCGCAGGGGGCCCGAGGCCGCGCGGCTGCCCTGGCCCGAGGCGACGGTGAGCTTGACGACGCAGTTCTTGCCGTCCTGGACGCGCGCAATCTCACAGGCGCCCTGGCCCACGGAGAACGTGGTCTCCCCCGTCATGCTGGCGGGGAGGGCCCGGTCGCAGCTCAAGGTCTCGGAGCGGATGCTCAGGCTGCTCACGGAGCTCTCCGCCGCCTGGATGTGGACGGTGTCCTGGACGTCCATCGACTGCGTCTGGCCCAGGGCGACGGCCTGGATGTTGCCGGTGCTCGCGTAGGAGCCGGTGACGTTGGGGCGGAGGTCTTTCGGCGGCGGGTTGTTGCCTCCGCCTCCACCTCCGTCGTCATCCCCGCCCGAGTCACCGCCACAGCCAGCGAGCCCCCACAGCAGTGCCGCCATCACCACGCGCAGGCGTGTCATGTGAGATTCCTCCACGCTCCATCGGGAGCCTGGCCCCGGAGTATTCCGGTGCGGTTTCTCACGTGCAATTCGTTGTTCGGTGGGCGTCCGATTTCGGCCGGGAGGGGGCGCGCGGCCCGGCGCGAGGCGGAGGTGAGCGTCACTCCCGCGACAGGGCGGAGAGCGTCTGCACGAGGGTGGACAGGTCCGGATGCTCCGCGAGCGAGTCGACCACCGTGTCCGGGAGCGCGGCGCCCGTGTGGGTGCCGTTGAGCGTCACGGTGACGGGGAGCACGGCGGGGGTGGCGCCACACGTCACCGTGAGCGTTCCCTTGAGCGAGAGCTCGACGCGGTTGCCCTCGGTTTCACGCGTCCCCCATCCGTCGTTCAGCTCGAGCAGGGAGGCGCAGCTCGGTGAGTCGGTCGGAACAGGGCAGCTCGCGCGGATGACCTTGAAGGTGTGCCCACTGGCCAGCCTCGCCTCGATGCCGCCCGGGCAGTTGAGCGCTCCGACCTGGAGGTTCAGGGCCTTGATGTCGCGGGAGGGGCTGGAGATTCGGAGCGTGGCGGAGGAGATGAGGGCTGTCTGGGGGACGCCGTCAACGAGCGAGGTCATCGAGCCCGAGGTGAGGTAGGTCCCCGTGACGTTGCCTCGATGGTCCTTGGGCACGTACGGCGGCGGCTCGGGCTCCGTGAAGTCCTCGCCACACGCACCCAACGACAGGAGCGCGACGGCGCACAGCACACGTGAAAGGTCCATTGAGAAGGCCTTGTTGAAAGGGATGAGTGCCGAGAGAACCCCTGGCATCCCTTTTCTGGGCAAAGGCTGTCTTCACTTCCGTCACGAGTCCCAGCGCCTCGAGTCCTCGCACCATCCACCAGCCCGGGTCCGGCTGCCGCCAGCCGAATCCCATGCGCGCCGAGCCCGGATGGGCGTGGTGGTTGTTGTGCCACGACTCGCCCATGCTCAAGAGCGCGAGCCAGCCCACGTTGCGTCCTTGCTCCGCGCGGCCCTCCAGCGCATGCGGCTGCTCGCCCTCGACGTGGCTCACGTAGTGGACGAACCAGAAGCCGTCCTGCGTGAGCGCCAGCCGCACGAAGATGCCCCACGCCACCCACGACGGCCCGCCCACCGCGTACAGCACGAGGCCCAGCGGCACCTGGAGCCACGGGCCCGCGCGCTCCAGGGCGCGGAAGAACGCATCCTCGGTGACGTCCTGGGCGACGGGCGGGTAGAGCCGCTCGTCGCGCACGTGCCAGGTGCGGAAGAGGGCGTGGCTCATCGCGCGCGTGAAGCCCTCGCGGTAGCCGAAGTACCCGGGGCACTCCGACTCGGGCTGGTTCTGGTGGAAGTCGCGCAGCTGGTGCATCCGGTTCATGCCGATGACCCCGCCCAGTCCCGCGAGGGTGCCGATGAGCCCCAGGGTTCGCTCCACGCCGCGCGAGGCACGGAAGGCCCGGTGGATGAGGCCGCGATGGATGCCCACCGACACGCCCAGGCCGAGCGTCACGATGAGCAGCCCGGCGAACACGGCCACCGCGCTCCACGAGAAGCACCGCGCTCCGCCCACCGCGGCGCCCAGGTGGAGCAGGCTCCACCGCGCCACCTTGCCTGTGTCCCAACGTGCCTCGCCCCATCGCGTGCCGCTCGCGTCCATGACCCGTCCCTTTCGGAAGGGGTCCATCGCAAGGGCCCTGCCAGCGCGGGCGCGACCTGATTCCAGGGGCTTGCGTCGCCGCGAGGCCCCCGGTGTCAACGCCGTTCACGGGGCGCTGGCCACCGCGTGGACGGCGTCGCTCAGCGCTCCAGTCCCAGCTCCAGGCCGGGGGACAGGCGCGCACGGCGACGTCCGTCCTCGCGGGCCGCGTCCAGGTCCACACTGAGTCCGGCCCGCAGTCCGAAGTCTCCGGGCCTCCAGCGCAGGCCCGCGGCGGAGCGGGCGGTGAACCCCGCGGCGTCGCCTTGCCTGCTGTTGGAGCGGTCCACCACGAGCATCAGCCACCCCGCGCCCACCTCGGCGAAGGGGGCCAGGTTGCCTCGGCCGCTCAGTCCGCCCACGGCGAGCGCGCTCACGCGCTGGAGCGAGGCGTTGTCCATCCAGGCATTCGGCGCCATCGCGTAGCTGACGCGCACGCCCCAGCGGACGAGTCCGGGGCCGGGCAGCCGCCAGGACAGGGCCAGTCCCCGGGCGACCCCTGTTCCACCCAGCGGCGCGGTGGAGAGCGTGAACCCGACCTCCAACCCCAGCGAGCGCGGAACCCGCGAGGGCTCCGCGGAGAGCACGGGCCCGCTGAAGTCCACGGCGGTGATGCCGGAGGAGGTGACATAGCCCTCGTAGAAGTCGCGCCCGAAGGGCAGGGCGAAGAGGCCCTGGAGCAGGCTCTCCTCGGTGGCGCCGCGCTGGGCCACCTCGGGCGTGGTGAAGTGGGGAGGCGTGTCCGCGCTCAGGTCGGCGCGTCGCACGCGCGCCTCGCCCCGGGGCGTGCGCAGCCAGTACACCTCGCGCTCGGGCAGCGCGAGCTCGAGGGTCTCTCCCGCGGCCTGATGTGCATCCGCGAGCCGCACGCCCGAGGCATCTTCCACGGAGATGCGCGCACCACCGGGTGACGCGGGCAGGTTGAGCCGAGGCCCCTCCGGCGGGTGTCCGATGAGGGGGCGGGAGGGACTGAGGGTGGGAGGGAAGGTCCGCACCGCGAGCCGGGCCTGGGGGGATTTGACGCCGCGAATCGCCGCGGCCACGAAGGCGTCGAGCTCGCTGTACTCCACGAACCCGTCATGGTTGACGTCCGCGCCGCCCAGCAGCGCCGAGCGTGCCGCGTGGCTGAAGACACCCGCGCGGATGCGCGACCACTCGTGGGTCTCGCCTTCGTTGCTCTCCGCGAAGATGGCGCCCACGCGAGGGTGGCCCGCGAGCTGCTCCTGCTCCAGGGCGCGCCGCAGCCGCGTGAGCACCAGCGGGTCACCACCGCGACTGCCCACGACGCCTGCGGCATGACAGGCGTCCACCAGCAGGTGCACGTAGTCCGCGTCCAGCCGCTCCACCACGCGCGAGTAGAGGCTCTCCTGGTCCAGGCGTCCGTCGGCGAGCGTGAGGTAGGCGCGCGACGACTCATCGGTGCGGCCGTGGCCCACGTAGATGAAGAGGAAGTCCACCTCCTGGCCCGCGGCGCGGTCCGCCGAGTTGCGCCGGGCCAGCGTCGCCACGGCCTCGTCGAGTGCCTCGAGCGTGGGGGCGCGCACGTCCGTCAGGAGTGGACGTTCCACCTTCGCGGTGTCCGCATCGGGCACGGTGAGCAGCACGACGTCCACGCCCAGGCGTCGGAGGGTCTCCGCCCAGCGCACGCCATCGTCATCCGCGTAGCGCAGGGGCTCCATGCCGGGGGCATCGCTGCCGTTGAAGGCGACCACCAGCGCGCGCCGCACGGAGAGCCGCGCCGAGGAGGGCGCCTCCGCCGACCCGGCGAGGCTCCCCGTCGCGGCGCACGCGAGCCAGAGGGCGCAGAGTCGAAGCAAGGCGCCGTCGCTCGCGGGTCTCACCGGGCGCCTCCCACGCGCACGCGGTGGTTGAACCGCACGGTGTCGCTCACGGCTTCACCCTTCGCCGCGGCGAGCGCGGAGGCCGCGCTGTTCGCGAACGTGGTGGTGAGCTCGACCTCGCCCGTGGCGGGCATCCGAGGCGTCAGGTCCAGCACCGCCTCCGCGCCCGGCGGCGCCCGCACCACGAACGGCCCCTCCACGCTCACGCCCTCGCTCGTGCGAAGCGTCACGGCGACATGGGTGTACGGCGCCAGCGCTCCCGCGGCGAACGCCAGCGATGCCCCCGCCGGGCAGAGTCCGTCGTCGCGGACCTCGCGAAGCTCCGCCTGCTCCGGGGCGCAGAACAAGCGCACGGCCGCGGCCTGTCCCTGTCCTCGCACGCCCCACTCCGGCGTCTCCGAGGGGAGGCTCAGCCACAGGATTCCCCCGGCGGCCATCAGCGCCGCGACCCAGGCGCCTCCCACGGGGCTCAGGCGAAGCGTGTCCAGGAAGGGGCGCGCCCACGTCCCGCGCTCGCGCGAAGACGGCTCCGTCGACGCCAGGCGCCGCGAGAGCATCCGCTGCAACCACCAGCGCCGTGCCCGCCGCACGCCCGTGTCGCTGCGCGCCTCTCCCGGTGTCCGCCCGGAGCCGCCGTGTCGGGATTCCCAGTCCACCGTGTCGAGCACACTCGCCAGTCGATGGGTCGCGAGCCACTCCAGCTCTCCGCCGGAGGGCTCCGTGACGGTGTCGCGCGCGAAGACGCGGCGCAGGTTCATCACCCGCTCGTAGCGCGCGCCGCATCGGGCGCAGGCCCGGGCGTGGCGCAGCACCCGACTCCACTGGCGCGGCGGCAGGACACCGTTGTTGGCGAGGTGGACGAGCTGTTGGTCCACGTGTGAGGAGAACAAGGCCATGGGCAGGTTGCTCGAGTCAGGGCACGAAGTGGGGGAAGAGAAGGGCCAGCACCGCGGCGGTGGCGGCGGCGGAGGGCACGGTGTCGGGCGACTCGGGGGTGAGCCAGCCCTCCTCCACGAGGAAGGTGGTCATCGCGCGGCGCAGCTTGTTCTCGCGAGTCCGCAGCTCCTGGCGGGACAGGCCCAGCACCTGTCCGGCGCGCTCCTGGGAGAGTCCCTGGACGAAGCGCAGGTCCGCCAACCGGCGCGTCGGCTCGTCGAGCCCCGCGAGGAAGCGCGTCACCAGCTCCCGCGTCTCCACCTCCAGCGCCCGGTCCTCCGGAGAAGGGGCGTTGCTCGCCAGCCGCTCCGCCATGAGCGTGTCATCCAAGGGCACCGCCTCGCGGGCGATGCGTCCGGCGGCGCGAAGCACGTCCACCGCGGCCTGTCGCGCCACCGCGTTCAGCCATGAGGAGAAGGGCCTCACGCCGTCGTAGGCCAGCCTCGCCTGCTCGCGGAAGGCGCGCACGAAGGTCTCCTGGTGCGCGGCCTCCAGGTCGAGAGGCCCCACGCGCGCCAGGCCCCCGGGGCCATGCGAGACGTAGGTGCGCGACAGGAAGCGCGCCACATGCGCGGAGTAGGCCTGGTACACGCGGGTGAGAGCCTCCGGTTCTCCCCGGCGAAAGGCCTCCAGCAACTTCGGGTTCTCCCTCAGCAGCGACATTCCGTTCTCCCTCTCAGGGGGCCCCAAGCCCCTGCACCACCACGGGCGTCTTGCGGTCCGTCTGCGACCCGTCCCCCAGCTGGCCGGTGGCGTTGCCGCCCCAGCACTGCACGCGCCCGTCCTTCAGCACCGCGCACGTGTTCGACGCTCCCGAGTCCACATCCACGACTTCACCGCCCAGGTCCGACACGCTCACCGGCGCGGGCCGGTGGAGCAGGGTCCCGTCGCCCAGCTGACCCTCCCCATTGGCCCCCCAGCACCGGGCCCGGCCGTCCGGGCTCAGCGCGCAGGTGCTGCCGCCCCCCGCCCGCACCACCTGGATGTCCGAGGGCAGTCCCACGGGCCGCACCGGGACGGCCCGGTTCAGCGCGGTGTCATCCCCCAGCTCTCCGGAGGCGTTGAGCCCCCAGCACTCGATGGTCCCCTCGCCCACGCGAGCGCAGGTGTGGCTGGCGCCCGCCGTCAACGCTCGCACCGGGCCGGAGAGGCCTTGCACCTGCACGGGCCCCGAGCGGACCCCGGGCCCCGACTTGCCATCCCCCAGCGCCCCGTACCTGTTGTCGCCCCAGCACCAGGCCTTGCCGTCGGACGAGGCGACACACGTGTGCCGGTCTCCCGCGGTGATGGAGGTGAGGTTGCTCGGCAGTCCCCTCACGGCGAGCGGCTTGGGGGACTTGTCGTTCGGGATGTCGATGCTGGGCAGGCCCAGCTGGATGTCGTCGTTGTTCCCCCAGCACATCACCGCGCCCGTCGCGTGGAGCGTGCAGGAGTGCTCGCCTCCCACGGCCAGGGCCACGACGTCGGTGTTCAGGTCGATGACGGGCTTGGGCTCGAGCGCGGGGTTCGCCGTGTCGGGGAGGCACAGCTGGAACCGGTTGTTGCTGCCCCAGCAGCGCACCTGGCCCCCCTCCAGGAGCGCACAGGTGTGCTCACCGCCGGCGGAGACCGCGAGCACGCCCTGGGTCAACCCGCGCACGTCCACGGCCGTGGCGCGCAGCGCGAGGGTGCCATCCCCCGCCAGCCCCGTGCCGCCCCAACACCTCACGCCGCCTGTCTCCAGCAGCGCGCAGGCGTGTTGCTTCCCCACCGTCACCTTCCGAGCCAGTCCCCGCGGCTGGGGCGGCGGACACGAAGGCGGCACGTCCGCCTGGCAGTCCGTCTCGGGGGGAGGCGTGGGGGTGCTCTGGATGGGGTCCAGACACGCGCTGGTCAGCGCGGTGCACACGAGAAAAACCCCGACGCGATGCTTCATGAGCGCCACTCCCACTGAACGAGCCAGCGGGCCCCGCGGATGGACTGCTCCGGGGGGCCCGCCAGATGACCTGGGTAATGATTGAACGGTCGCAACAAAAAGACGTTACGGCATGGGGTGGACACCTAATGCACCCCAAGGTGAAGTTCGCGTATCCACGAGCACCAACCGGAAGCCCTGCTCGTTTTCTCCGACAGTGGGAGTGAGGGCGCCCAGGGCGACGGCGAAGACGCCTCGGCCGATGAAGGGGGCGGTGTCGAGCGGGAACCGGGCCACGGGCGCGCGGTTCGACGCGGAGGCCGCCGCCACGCCGACCACGGCCTGCAGGGCGGGGAGCTCCAGGCCCCCGGGGGCGGAGGCCTGGCGGTAGGGCACGTCGTTGAAGGCCGCGCTGGCCGGGACGAGCCCCGCCTCCAGCGGAGCCACATCCACGACGGGCGCATCGGGCGAGGCGTGGATGACCCGCAGGCGCAGGCTGTCCGCATCGGAGACGAAGTCGTCGGAGAAGGCGAGGAGCTCGAAGGTGGAGTCCGCCGGGTCGTTCGCGGCGGGACTGAGGAAGCCTGACGCCAAGGCGAGGTAGCGCTGACCGGCCATCAGCGACGGCGTGGCGCGCGAGGCGGCGGGAGCGCCCGCGGGGCGCGTGCTCCCGGAGACGTTGACGAAGAAGTCCAGGGTGTACGAGCCCGGGGGAACCTGGATGGGCGCGGACAGGTTGCCGAAGGTCAGGCCATCCACCAGCTCCGCGTTGCCCGCGAAGATGTCCACCGAGGGCGCGTCGGGGGACGCGTGCAGCGCGTAGACGACGGGGTTCTGCCGGACCAGGCCCACGCCCGCGGCCAGCAGTCCGAAGCCTCCGGGCGCGCCGGGCTTCTCGGAGAGCTGTCCGGTGGCGATGACGAACAGCTCCCCGCGCGAGGGCAGTGCGGGGAGGGTGAAGGACGTCACCTTCGCGTGCGTGGCCGTGCGGATGCCCACCTGGAGGGCCTGTCCGGAGGGCAGCTCCACGCCGCCAGCGCCCGTGTCCTGGAAGCGCTGCAGCCCGGTGATTTCGGAGGTGCCATCGTCACCGACGTCCAGGGAGACGGCGGGAGCATCCACGCCCGCATGGATGATGCGCACGCGCGTGCGTCCCTCCGCGGGAGGGTTGAAGCCCTCGGTGAGCGGCAGCACGCGGAAGGCCCGTGACGGCTCCGCGGAGGAGAGCAGTCCCGCGGCCACCGCGCTGAGCGTGTGCCCTTCGCCGAGCGTCAGCGGGCCCGTGGAATAGACGGGCGTGGACGTGGCCGTCGCGCCGACCGGGCGCACCTGGACGTTGTACGTGCCCGTGGGGACCGACGCGTAGAGCGTGGTGTCTCCATACTTCACGTTGCTGAACAGCGGCGTGCTCTGTCCTTCCGCGTAGATGTCCACCGCGGGGGCATCCGGTGAGGCGTGGATGATGCGCAGCCGCGCCTTCGTGGCCGGCGGCTCGGTGGGATGCGAAGGCGCGTCTTCTCCGCACCCCACGAGTGAGGACACCGCGGTGAGCGCGACGACGGCACAGCGGGTTCTCCAGGAGTTGCTCGGCATGTTCCGCTCCTCGGGAAAGGGTCCGCGCCCTCACGGCGCGAGACCGGGTCCGTGGCGGGGCATTACGGGAAGAGCCCGCGCGTCTGGTTGATGCGCTGGGAATTTCAGAGGGCGCGCGACCTGTTGGGCGGCGCGATGCGGCGTGCATCCGGTCGGAGTGCTGCTGCTAGCGTGGAGCGTCATGAACCCTGCACTGATTCCCCTCGTCGTGTCCTTGATGACCGGGCAGGTCGCGCCCGCCGCTCCGGCGCAGGTGCCTCGCGCCGCGACCCAGGCCCCGGAGAAGCCGTCCCAGGTGCCTGGAATCGCGCCGCTCCCGGGGCAGCCCAATCTCTGGGTGAGCAACGTGCCCGCCGTGCCGGAGGCGTTCCGCCGCAGGATGGAGCAATACCTGGAGGCTCGCTCCGCCGCGCTCACGGACATCCGGGAGGACGGCAAGGAGATGCTCATCGTCACGCGGTTCGCGGACACCAATCAGCTCCACGTCGTGGAGATGCCCATGGGCGCGCGCACGCAAATCACTTTCACGAAGGAGCCCATCAACCAGGCGCAATTCCAGCCCGGCAACGCGCGCGTCATCTACTACCTGCAGGACACGGGGGGCGGTGAGTTCTTCCAGGTGTTCCGCCTGAACCGGGACACGGGGCGCGCGGAGCTGCTGACGGACGGCAAGAGCCGGCATCAGAGCTTGCAGGTGTCGTCGGATGGCCGCTGGCTGACGTACTCCGGCACGGGTCGCAACGGGAAGGACACGGACGTGTACGTGGCCCCCACGTCGGACCCGAGGAATGCCCGCCGCGTCACGCAGGAGGAGGGCTCGTGGGGGGCCGTCGAGTTCTCCGCGGATGGCTCGAAGCTGCTGGTGTCCCAGTAC
This window contains:
- a CDS encoding 5'-3' exonuclease → MRLHLVDGTYELYRAHFSRRPGHTSPDGQDVKATVGVMSSLLMLLHDGEEAVTHVAVAFDNPIRSFRNALFDGYKSDEGVPPELRAQFDLVEKAVAALGVRVWSMREHEADDALSTAAAKWAGEVEQVRLLTPDKDLGQCVRGQRVVQVDRRQEKVLDEDAVRAKLGVPPASVPDLLALMGDDADGIPGLPGFGEKGASALLSAYGKLEAIPEEASTWTVRPRGADKLAATLRAHREDALLYRRLATLVTDAPLPGTRTLEDVAWRGVPRSVFEPFCDTLGVNTLKRRPKRWVD
- a CDS encoding group II truncated hemoglobin, which produces MLVDLKVPPSDDWVPTLEDTPYQRIGGDDAVMALAGAFYDAMDEHEPALAKLHELDERGRVNQGTRERFGLFLIGWLGGPQHYSAQHGHPRLRMRHAHVPVDLAMRDAWLRAMGRALDGRGVTGGLRRFLDERFAQVADFLRNQEG
- a CDS encoding TetR/AcrR family transcriptional regulator gives rise to the protein MRKGELTHQAILERAIQLASRLGLQGLSIGGLADELQLSKSGLFAHFRSKTSLQVEILNAATALFTERVIRPALLQPRGEPRLWALFEGWLAWEKELVPEGGCIFVAAATELDDVPGPARDRLVQTQRDWLDCLAQGARIAIAEKHFRDTLDVEQFAHEMYAMFLGFHHSARLMKDPRAEQRTRRAFETLMRDSRRSDC
- a CDS encoding alpha/beta hydrolase, producing MAENSTNVRAKLALMGLRTLAMSAGAVAPGLTAVWADGLFRKPLRPRRSKTAEGVLARAQPKRLRWAGEEVAVWSWGEGPRVLLVHGWSGYGGQLTAFVEPLVAAGFSVVTYDAPAHGRSTGRTSSLPEMAEVVAEVAESVGGVRAVVGHSLGAAATAVAMRDGLRVERAVFVSPPSDPRHGIQAFARELGFSDEVWMRMEQRLEQKFSMKMADLALPNFVPSLGHVPLQVFHDVEDREVSVADGEAVAQAWPGARLTLTEGLGHNRILYAPQVVSQAVAFLTEAPRAAEVAPHVEALAPVAHASAERAPLRLVHNR
- a CDS encoding acyl-CoA desaturase; this translates as MDPFRKGRVMDASGTRWGEARWDTGKVARWSLLHLGAAVGGARCFSWSAVAVFAGLLIVTLGLGVSVGIHRGLIHRAFRASRGVERTLGLIGTLAGLGGVIGMNRMHQLRDFHQNQPESECPGYFGYREGFTRAMSHALFRTWHVRDERLYPPVAQDVTEDAFFRALERAGPWLQVPLGLVLYAVGGPSWVAWGIFVRLALTQDGFWFVHYVSHVEGEQPHALEGRAEQGRNVGWLALLSMGESWHNNHHAHPGSARMGFGWRQPDPGWWMVRGLEALGLVTEVKTAFAQKRDARGSLGTHPFQQGLLNGPFTCAVRRRAPVVGCVWRGLHGARAAAVRAQGPSRQRHGDLPHLGLDDLAR
- a CDS encoding caspase family protein, translated to MRPASDGALLRLCALWLACAATGSLAGSAEAPSSARLSVRRALVVAFNGSDAPGMEPLRYADDDGVRWAETLRRLGVDVVLLTVPDADTAKVERPLLTDVRAPTLEALDEAVATLARRNSADRAAGQEVDFLFIYVGHGRTDESSRAYLTLADGRLDQESLYSRVVERLDADYVHLLVDACHAAGVVGSRGGDPLVLTRLRRALEQEQLAGHPRVGAIFAESNEGETHEWSRIRAGVFSHAARSALLGGADVNHDGFVEYSELDAFVAAAIRGVKSPQARLAVRTFPPTLSPSRPLIGHPPEGPRLNLPASPGGARISVEDASGVRLADAHQAAGETLELALPEREVYWLRTPRGEARVRRADLSADTPPHFTTPEVAQRGATEESLLQGLFALPFGRDFYEGYVTSSGITAVDFSGPVLSAEPSRVPRSLGLEVGFTLSTAPLGGTGVARGLALSWRLPGPGLVRWGVRVSYAMAPNAWMDNASLQRVSALAVGGLSGRGNLAPFAEVGAGWLMLVVDRSNSRQGDAAGFTARSAAGLRWRPGDFGLRAGLSVDLDAAREDGRRRARLSPGLELGLER
- a CDS encoding sigma-70 family RNA polymerase sigma factor, with product MSLLRENPKLLEAFRRGEPEALTRVYQAYSAHVARFLSRTYVSHGPGGLARVGPLDLEAAHQETFVRAFREQARLAYDGVRPFSSWLNAVARQAAVDVLRAAGRIAREAVPLDDTLMAERLASNAPSPEDRALEVETRELVTRFLAGLDEPTRRLADLRFVQGLSQERAGQVLGLSRQELRTRENKLRRAMTTFLVEEGWLTPESPDTVPSAAATAAVLALLFPHFVP
- a CDS encoding DUF4397 domain-containing protein — its product is MPSNSWRTRCAVVALTAVSSLVGCGEDAPSHPTEPPATKARLRIIHASPDAPAVDIYAEGQSTPLFSNVKYGDTTLYASVPTGTYNVQVRPVGATATSTPVYSTGPLTLGEGHTLSAVAAGLLSSAEPSRAFRVLPLTEGFNPPAEGRTRVRIIHAGVDAPAVSLDVGDDGTSEITGLQRFQDTGAGGVELPSGQALQVGIRTATHAKVTSFTLPALPSRGELFVIATGQLSEKPGAPGGFGLLAAGVGLVRQNPVVYALHASPDAPSVDIFAGNAELVDGLTFGNLSAPIQVPPGSYTLDFFVNVSGSTRPAGAPAASRATPSLMAGQRYLALASGFLSPAANDPADSTFELLAFSDDFVSDADSLRLRVIHASPDAPVVDVAPLEAGLVPASAAFNDVPYRQASAPGGLELPALQAVVGVAAASASNRAPVARFPLDTAPFIGRGVFAVALGALTPTVGENEQGFRLVLVDTRTSPWGALGVHPMP